Part of the Thermoanaerobaculia bacterium genome is shown below.
GGCTGAAGTAGTTCGGCAGATCCCAGGCGAGGACGAGGTCGAACCGCTCGCCGGCGTGGAAGGGCAGGAGATGAGGCAGGCGGCGCTCCCAGAGCGCCGGGATGGCGTCGCGCGCCTCTTCCTCGTCGACCGTGCGGTCGAAGTCGGCGATCCGCAGGCGAACGCCGAGCGGCTGGAAGAAGGCGACGTTCGCGGCCAGCGCCGGCCCCAGGTCGAGAATGGAGGCGCCGGGACGCGGCAGGTGCTCGATCGCCGACTTCAACCCCGGAGAGGGGTGATCGGCTCTCAAGTCGTCTTGCTGCCGCCGGCTGTCCCTGCCGCCGTCGCCGTTGCCGGCGTTGAGGTCGTCGAGGTCGTCGCGGTCGTCGCGGTCGGCGTCGCCAACGGGCGCGGACCCGCACCCTGCGCCGGCTTCGCGGCCGGTTCCATGTCGATGGTGCCCTTGAAGCGCGCGCCGTCTTCGATCACCACGCGCGGCGCCACGAGATCGCCGCGCACACGGGCACTCTTCTTCAGCACGAGCATCTCCTCGGCGACGAGATTGCCGTCCACCTCGCCCTCGATCGTGATCAGGCGGGCATGGACTCCGGCGGAGACCCGCCCCTTCGCCCCGATGGTCACGGCATGCTGCGGGAACTGGATACGTCCCTGCACCCGCCCCTCGATGAGCAGATCTTCCTCGCCCGAAAGCTCGCCCTGGAGATCGAGCGAAGCGCCGATCACGGCCCGCGCCGTGCTCTCGGCCGCGCGGGGAGCCGGCGGTTCGGGCTCGCTGCGCTCCGTCCGTTCGCTGCGTTCGGTGCGGACCGCCGACGGGGCGGCGGGCGTCGGTGCGGGGGTGGGCTCGTTGTCGCGCTTCCACA
Proteins encoded:
- a CDS encoding polymer-forming cytoskeletal protein → MWKRDNEPTPAPTPAAPSAVRTERSERTERSEPEPPAPRAAESTARAVIGASLDLQGELSGEEDLLIEGRVQGRIQFPQHAVTIGAKGRVSAGVHARLITIEGEVDGNLVAEEMLVLKKSARVRGDLVAPRVVIEDGARFKGTIDMEPAAKPAQGAGPRPLATPTATTATTSTTSTPATATAAGTAGGSKTT
- a CDS encoding class I SAM-dependent methyltransferase, with the protein product MRADHPSPGLKSAIEHLPRPGASILDLGPALAANVAFFQPLGVRLRIADFDRTVDEEEARDAIPALWERRLPHLLPFHAGERFDLVLAWDLPNYFSRERWLAVARRITERLTPGGAMHMLVRVGAEMPQHPCVYRIVEPGTLSEEILSESMMAAPRLPHADVEKL